The Malus sylvestris chromosome 12, drMalSylv7.2, whole genome shotgun sequence genome contains a region encoding:
- the LOC126592567 gene encoding disease resistance protein RPV1-like isoform X1 — protein sequence MEICKLIKEKKKINIAKQPSICLKKLKAMDNWSSLGKLLIMVLVLLSYHYAHRNSGLVFDVLIFLLCSLGLVFRQMNISVPDKTSSSSSSSPSSSSSSSASSPSISSSSSSSATPSLSSFSKGSLYEVFISFRGEDTRKNFTGHLHEALTKAGINAFIDDELRRGEDITTELVRAIQGSQISIIVFSRRYSDSSWCLEELVKVMECRRTLGQLVLPIFYDVDPSHVRKQTGRFAQSFLKHTDEKKVERWRAALTEASNLSGWDLRNTLDGHEAKFIRMIINDVTTKLNNKYFDVAPYQVGIDTRVLDISNYLGIGDSDDVRVIGISGMGGIGKTTIAQAIYNIFYERFEGKSFLEKVREKKLEKLQKQLLFDILQTKTKVSSVAAGTALVRERFRRLKVLVIVDDVDDVKQLRELVGNCHFFGPGSRIIITTRNERVLKEFAVDKIYRAKVMDREEALELLSWHAFRSSSCPSQYLALEREVVNYCGGLPLALEVLGSTLFKRSVDEWRSILDELKMIPRGEIQAQLKISYDGLNDNYKRRIFLDIACFFIGMDKNDVVQILDGCGFYSTTGIEVLLNRCLVTINRENKIMMHDLLRDMGRDIVHAENPDFPGERSRLWHPEDVNDVLIDKSGTEKIEGLALNLPSLEETSFSTEVFRNMKRLRLLQLNYVRLSGGYQCLSKKLKWLCWHGFPLEFIPIELCQPNIVVIDMQYSSLRQVLCEYSGLLDKLKILNLSHSHDLTQSPDFSKFPNLEKLILKDCKRLAKVHKSIGDLKSLVLVNLKDCETLKALPRSFYKLKSVKTLVLDGCSRFQSLAEHLGEMASLVTLYADGTAIKKLPPSIVRLEKLERLSLSKLKCSLQLPSLLGLRSLTSVILEDSNIEEVPNDIGSSLPCLVELSLDDNNFGSLPSLSGLSKLLILSLNGCRNLVEITDLPKSLGFLQMDDCSALERMPDFSGMSTMVSLFSPKLIEFPGLDNALNSGLTLCMITHNNVMDFLLKDSTIQGWTGGGTMSFVGRQIPTWFNHVNEGTQVSFEVPKEIGSNAKALAVCLAFGPHDDVNSCYIYVINHTKGTSFYVDIVDIFTPGEIIWMGNLLLSKTEFNLEESDLVHVIAHFSVKKMLVVSPLLGRFCL from the exons ATGGAGATTTGCAAACtgattaaagaaaaaaagaaaatcaatatCGCCAAACAACCTTCAATTTGCCTAAAGAAATTGAAGGCAATGGATAACTGGTCGAGCTTAGGGAAGCTGTTAATTATGGTGCTGGTGTTGCTATCCTACCACTATGCTCATCGCAATTCCGGTCTTGTCTTTGATGTCCTCATCTTCCTCCTCTGCTCCCTCGGCCTCGTCTTTCGCCAAATGAATATCTCTGTCCCCGATAAAAcctcgtcctcctcctcctcctcgccCTCATCCTCATCGTCCTCCTCCgc CTCCTCACCCTCAATCTCATCTTCATCGTCCTCCTCCGCCACCCCGTCCTTGTCCTCCTTCTCAAAAGGCTCGCTCTACGAAGTGTTCATAAGCTTCAGAGGCGAAGACACACGTAAAAACTTCACGGGCCACCTCCACGAAGCATTGACAAAGGCCGGAATCAACGCCTTTATTGACGACGAACTAAGAAGAGGAGAAGATATAACTACCGAACTTGTGCGGGCAATCCAGGGTTCTCAGATCTCTATCATCGTCTTCTCAAGACGGTACTCGGACTCCAGCTGGTGTCTCGAGGAGCTGGTTAAGGTCATGGAGTGTAGAAGAACGCTAGGGCAATTAGTTTTGCCGATATTCTATGACGTTGATCCTTCGCATGTTAGGAAACAAACCGGTAGATTTGCACAATCGTTTCTGAAACATACAGATGAAAAAAAGGTAGAGAGGTGGAGAGCTGCTCTTACTGAAGCTTCGAATTTGTCTGGCTGGGATCTCAGAAACACTTTGGACGG GCATGAAGCAAAGTTTATCAGGATGATTATCAATGACGTCACTACGAAGTTGAACAACAAATACTTCGACGTAGCGCCATATCAAGTCGGAATAGATACTCGAGTGCTAGATATCAGTAATTAtttaggcatcggagattcaGATGATGTTCGTGTGATTGGAATTTCGGGCATGGGTGGAATAGGTAAAACAACGATTGCTCAAGccatttataacatattttatgaaaggtttgaaggtaaaagtttccttgaaaaagtGAGGGAAAAGAAACTagaaaaattgcaaaaacaaCTTCTTTTCGATATCTTGCAAACCAAGACAAAGGTAAGCAGTGTTGCTGCAGGGACCGCCTTGGTAAGGGAAAGATTTCGACGCTTAAAGGTACTTGTCATAGTTGATGATGTAGACGATGTGAAGCAGTTACGCGAATTAGTTGGAAATTGCCACTTTTTTGGCCCGGGGAGCAGAATCATCATCACAACTAGAAACGAACGTGTGCTAAAAGAATTTGCAGTTGATAAGATATATCGGGCGAAAGTAATGGACCGAGAAGAAGCTCTTGAGCTCCTAAGTTGGCATGCTTTCAGAAGTAGTAGTTGTCCTAGTCAATATCTTGCGCTTGAAAGAGAAGTTGTCAATTACTGTGGAGGATTGCCGCTggctcttgaagttttaggATCTACTCTTTTCAAACGAAGCGTAGATGAATGGAGAagtatattggatgaattgaaaatGATTCCTCGTGGAGAAATTCAGGCACAACTGAAAATAAGCTACGACGGGCTAAATGATAATTACAAGAGGCGGATATTCCTCGATATAGCTTGTTTTTTTATCGGAATGGACAAGAACGATGTCGTGCAAATCTTGGATGGTTGTGGCTTTTATTCAACAACAGGAATCGAGGTCCTCCTTAACCGGTGCCTTGTGACTATTAATAGAGAAAACAAGATTATGATGCATGATTTGCTTCGAGATATGGGCAGAGATATTGTGCATGCAGAAAATCCCGATTTCCCTGGAGAACGGAGTAGATTGTGGCATCCTGAAGATGTAAATGATGTATTGATAGACAAATCT GGAACTGAAAAAATTGAAGGTCTAGCTTTGAATTTGCCGAGTCTTGAAGAGACTAGTTTCAGTACTGAGGTGTTTAGAAATATGAAGAGACTGAGATTGCTCCAACTAAACTACGTTCGGCTCTCTGGGGGATATCAATGTCtttccaaaaaattaaaatggctGTGCTGGCATGGATTCCCATTGGAGTTCATACCAATAGAACTGTGTCAACCAAACATAGTTGTTATCGACATGCAGTACAGCAGCCTCAGACAAGTTCTTTGTGAGTATTCTGGG TTGCTTGATAAGTTGAAGATTCTAAATCTCAGCCACTCCCACGATCTAACACAATCGCCAGACTTTTCGAAATTCCCAAATCTTGAGAAATTGATACTGAAAGACTGTAAGAGGTTGGCTAAAGTTCACAAGTCCATCGGAGATCTCAAGAGTCTTGTGTTGGTGAATTTGAAAGACTGTGAAACGCTTAAGGCTCTTCCGAGGAGTTTCTACAAGTTGAAATCTGTTAAAACTCTTGTTCTCGATGGTTGTTCAAGATTCCAAAGTTTGGCTGAGCACTTGGGAGAAATGGCATCATTGGTCACTCTTTATGCAGATGGAACGGCCATAAAAAAACTACCACCTTCCATCGTACGACTAGAGAAGCTCGAGCGCTTATCTTTGAGTAAATTGAAGTGTTCTTTGCAGCTACCTTCCTTACTAGGTTTACGCTCTTTGACAAGTGTAATTTTGGAGGACAGCAATATAGAGGAAGTGCCTAATGATATTGGGAGTAGTCTACCTTGTTTAGTGGAGTTAAGTCTAGATGACAATAATTTTGGGAGCCTTCCAAGCCTCAGTGGCCTCTCCAAGCTTCTTATACTATCCTTAAATGGTTGCAGAAACCTTGTCGAGATTACAGATTTACCAAAAAGTTTGGGTTTCCTGCAAATGGATGACTGCTCTGCATTAGAAAGAATGCCAGATTTTTCAGGCATGTCAACAATGGTGAGTCTCTTTTCCCCGAAACTCATTGAGTTTCCAGGCTTGGATAACGCGTTAAACTCGGGACTCACACTTTGTATGATAACACACAACAATGTCATGGATTTCCTTCTTAAGGATAGCACGATAcag GGATGGACAGGAGGTGGAACCATGAGTTTTGTAGGAAGACAAATTCCCACTTGGTTCAATCATGTCAACGAGGGTACCCAAGTCTCTTTTGAAGTGCCTAAGGAAATTGGTTCTAATGCAAAAGCATTGGCTGTGTGCCTGGCTTTTGGTCCTCATGATGACGTCAACTCGTGTTATATTTATGTTATTAATCACACCAAGGGTACTAGTTTTTATGTTGACATAGTAGATATTTTTACCCCTGGAGAGATCATTTGGATGGGAAATTTATTATTGTCGAAAACCGAGTTCAATTTGGAAGAAAGCGATTTGGTACATGTTATTGCACATTTTTCGGTGAAGAAAATGTTGGTCGTGAGTCCTTTATTAGGGAGGTTTTGCTTATAA
- the LOC126592584 gene encoding probable serine/threonine protein phosphatase 2A regulatory subunit B''delta, which translates to MICICFSMTMKIVVDAASFDAQLNEVSSLALKSNPSYVESLFEQWLSLPDTNRLVTQLLTEAKAGRPLNVQGNSSSPHATAGSTLPSMFPTKVGQREGPTVPERDSTSSILSGAFISQI; encoded by the exons ATGATCTGTATATGCTTCTCGATGACTATGAAAATCGTGGTGGATGCGGCGTCGTTTGACGCCCAGCTCAATGAGGTGTCCTCTTTGGCCCTCAAATCGAATCCGAGCTACGTCGAGTCGCTGTTCGAGCAGTGGCTTTCGCTTCCCGATACTAATCGCCTG GTGACACAACTGCTAACTGAAGCAAAGGCAGGTAGGCCTCTGAATGTTCAGGGAAATTCTTCTAGTCCACATGCCACTGCAGGCAGTACTTTGCCTTCTATGTTTCCAACCAAAGTGGGACAAAGGGAAGGCCCCACAGTCCCGGAAAGAGACTCCACCTCTTCCATCCTCTCGGGTGCGTTCATCAGCCAGATCTGA
- the LOC126592567 gene encoding disease resistance protein RPV1-like isoform X2, which yields MEICKLIKEKKKINIAKQPSICLKKLKAMDNWSSLGKLLIMVLVLLSYHYAHRNSGLVFDVLIFLLCSLGLVFRQMNISVPDKTSSSSSSSPSSSSSSSASSSSSSSSSTPSTSSPSISSSSSSSATPSLSSFSKGSLYEVFISFRGEDTRKNFTGHLHEALTKAGINAFIDDELRRGEDITTELVRAIQGSQISIIVFSRRYSDSSWCLEELVKVMECRRTLGQLVLPIFYDVDPSHVRKQTGRFAQSFLKHTDEKKVERWRAALTEASNLSGWDLRNTLDGHEAKFIRMIINDVTTKLNNKYFDVAPYQVGIDTRVLDISNYLGIGDSDDVRVIGISGMGGIGKTTIAQAIYNIFYERFEGKSFLEKVREKKLEKLQKQLLFDILQTKTKVSSVAAGTALVRERFRRLKVLVIVDDVDDVKQLRELVGNCHFFGPGSRIIITTRNERVLKEFAVDKIYRAKVMDREEALELLSWHAFRSSSCPSQYLALEREVVNYCGGLPLALEVLGSTLFKRSVDEWRSILDELKMIPRGEIQAQLKISYDGLNDNYKRRIFLDIACFFIGMDKNDVVQILDGCGFYSTTGIEVLLNRCLVTINRENKIMMHDLLRDMGRDIVHAENPDFPGERSRLWHPEDVNDVLIDKSGTEKIEGLALNLPSLEETSFSTEVFRNMKRLRLLQLNYVRLSGGYQCLSKKLKWLCWHGFPLEFIPIELCQPNIVVIDMQYSSLRQVLCEYSGLLDKLKILNLSHSHDLTQSPDFSKFPNLEKLILKDCKRLAKVHKSIGDLKSLVLVNLKDCETLKALPRSFYKLKSVKTLVLDGCSRFQSLAEHLGEMASLVTLYADGTAIKKLPPSIVRLEKLERLSLSKLKCSLQLPSLLGLRSLTSVILEDSNIEEVPNDIGSSLPCLVELSLDDNNFGSLPSLSGLSKLLILSLNGCRNLVEITDLPKSLGFLQMDDCSALERMPDFSGMSTMVSLFSPKLIEFPGLDNALNSGLTLCMITHNNVMDFLLKDSTIQGWTGGGTMSFVGRQIPTWFNHVNEGTQVSFEVPKEIGSNAKALAVCLAFGPHDDVNSCYIYVINHTKGTSFYVDIVDIFTPGEIIWMGNLLLSKTEFNLEESDLVHVIAHFSVKKIGVRLVCDKLMTFEGSLFDYHYIPYERALEEISTEVDDFDEDYEDDDFDEDDDNTMRILMGMMRRILMRMMRTRWNKTMIRTKKLRMIMMGAMIS from the exons ATGGAGATTTGCAAACtgattaaagaaaaaaagaaaatcaatatCGCCAAACAACCTTCAATTTGCCTAAAGAAATTGAAGGCAATGGATAACTGGTCGAGCTTAGGGAAGCTGTTAATTATGGTGCTGGTGTTGCTATCCTACCACTATGCTCATCGCAATTCCGGTCTTGTCTTTGATGTCCTCATCTTCCTCCTCTGCTCCCTCGGCCTCGTCTTTCGCCAAATGAATATCTCTGTCCCCGATAAAAcctcgtcctcctcctcctcctcgccCTCATCCTCATCGTCCTCCTCCgcctcatcctcatcctcctcgTCCTCCTCCACCCCCTCCACCTCCTCACCCTCAATCTCATCTTCATCGTCCTCCTCCGCCACCCCGTCCTTGTCCTCCTTCTCAAAAGGCTCGCTCTACGAAGTGTTCATAAGCTTCAGAGGCGAAGACACACGTAAAAACTTCACGGGCCACCTCCACGAAGCATTGACAAAGGCCGGAATCAACGCCTTTATTGACGACGAACTAAGAAGAGGAGAAGATATAACTACCGAACTTGTGCGGGCAATCCAGGGTTCTCAGATCTCTATCATCGTCTTCTCAAGACGGTACTCGGACTCCAGCTGGTGTCTCGAGGAGCTGGTTAAGGTCATGGAGTGTAGAAGAACGCTAGGGCAATTAGTTTTGCCGATATTCTATGACGTTGATCCTTCGCATGTTAGGAAACAAACCGGTAGATTTGCACAATCGTTTCTGAAACATACAGATGAAAAAAAGGTAGAGAGGTGGAGAGCTGCTCTTACTGAAGCTTCGAATTTGTCTGGCTGGGATCTCAGAAACACTTTGGACGG GCATGAAGCAAAGTTTATCAGGATGATTATCAATGACGTCACTACGAAGTTGAACAACAAATACTTCGACGTAGCGCCATATCAAGTCGGAATAGATACTCGAGTGCTAGATATCAGTAATTAtttaggcatcggagattcaGATGATGTTCGTGTGATTGGAATTTCGGGCATGGGTGGAATAGGTAAAACAACGATTGCTCAAGccatttataacatattttatgaaaggtttgaaggtaaaagtttccttgaaaaagtGAGGGAAAAGAAACTagaaaaattgcaaaaacaaCTTCTTTTCGATATCTTGCAAACCAAGACAAAGGTAAGCAGTGTTGCTGCAGGGACCGCCTTGGTAAGGGAAAGATTTCGACGCTTAAAGGTACTTGTCATAGTTGATGATGTAGACGATGTGAAGCAGTTACGCGAATTAGTTGGAAATTGCCACTTTTTTGGCCCGGGGAGCAGAATCATCATCACAACTAGAAACGAACGTGTGCTAAAAGAATTTGCAGTTGATAAGATATATCGGGCGAAAGTAATGGACCGAGAAGAAGCTCTTGAGCTCCTAAGTTGGCATGCTTTCAGAAGTAGTAGTTGTCCTAGTCAATATCTTGCGCTTGAAAGAGAAGTTGTCAATTACTGTGGAGGATTGCCGCTggctcttgaagttttaggATCTACTCTTTTCAAACGAAGCGTAGATGAATGGAGAagtatattggatgaattgaaaatGATTCCTCGTGGAGAAATTCAGGCACAACTGAAAATAAGCTACGACGGGCTAAATGATAATTACAAGAGGCGGATATTCCTCGATATAGCTTGTTTTTTTATCGGAATGGACAAGAACGATGTCGTGCAAATCTTGGATGGTTGTGGCTTTTATTCAACAACAGGAATCGAGGTCCTCCTTAACCGGTGCCTTGTGACTATTAATAGAGAAAACAAGATTATGATGCATGATTTGCTTCGAGATATGGGCAGAGATATTGTGCATGCAGAAAATCCCGATTTCCCTGGAGAACGGAGTAGATTGTGGCATCCTGAAGATGTAAATGATGTATTGATAGACAAATCT GGAACTGAAAAAATTGAAGGTCTAGCTTTGAATTTGCCGAGTCTTGAAGAGACTAGTTTCAGTACTGAGGTGTTTAGAAATATGAAGAGACTGAGATTGCTCCAACTAAACTACGTTCGGCTCTCTGGGGGATATCAATGTCtttccaaaaaattaaaatggctGTGCTGGCATGGATTCCCATTGGAGTTCATACCAATAGAACTGTGTCAACCAAACATAGTTGTTATCGACATGCAGTACAGCAGCCTCAGACAAGTTCTTTGTGAGTATTCTGGG TTGCTTGATAAGTTGAAGATTCTAAATCTCAGCCACTCCCACGATCTAACACAATCGCCAGACTTTTCGAAATTCCCAAATCTTGAGAAATTGATACTGAAAGACTGTAAGAGGTTGGCTAAAGTTCACAAGTCCATCGGAGATCTCAAGAGTCTTGTGTTGGTGAATTTGAAAGACTGTGAAACGCTTAAGGCTCTTCCGAGGAGTTTCTACAAGTTGAAATCTGTTAAAACTCTTGTTCTCGATGGTTGTTCAAGATTCCAAAGTTTGGCTGAGCACTTGGGAGAAATGGCATCATTGGTCACTCTTTATGCAGATGGAACGGCCATAAAAAAACTACCACCTTCCATCGTACGACTAGAGAAGCTCGAGCGCTTATCTTTGAGTAAATTGAAGTGTTCTTTGCAGCTACCTTCCTTACTAGGTTTACGCTCTTTGACAAGTGTAATTTTGGAGGACAGCAATATAGAGGAAGTGCCTAATGATATTGGGAGTAGTCTACCTTGTTTAGTGGAGTTAAGTCTAGATGACAATAATTTTGGGAGCCTTCCAAGCCTCAGTGGCCTCTCCAAGCTTCTTATACTATCCTTAAATGGTTGCAGAAACCTTGTCGAGATTACAGATTTACCAAAAAGTTTGGGTTTCCTGCAAATGGATGACTGCTCTGCATTAGAAAGAATGCCAGATTTTTCAGGCATGTCAACAATGGTGAGTCTCTTTTCCCCGAAACTCATTGAGTTTCCAGGCTTGGATAACGCGTTAAACTCGGGACTCACACTTTGTATGATAACACACAACAATGTCATGGATTTCCTTCTTAAGGATAGCACGATAcag GGATGGACAGGAGGTGGAACCATGAGTTTTGTAGGAAGACAAATTCCCACTTGGTTCAATCATGTCAACGAGGGTACCCAAGTCTCTTTTGAAGTGCCTAAGGAAATTGGTTCTAATGCAAAAGCATTGGCTGTGTGCCTGGCTTTTGGTCCTCATGATGACGTCAACTCGTGTTATATTTATGTTATTAATCACACCAAGGGTACTAGTTTTTATGTTGACATAGTAGATATTTTTACCCCTGGAGAGATCATTTGGATGGGAAATTTATTATTGTCGAAAACCGAGTTCAATTTGGAAGAAAGCGATTTGGTACATGTTATTGCACATTTTTCGGTGAAGAAAAT TG GGGTACGTTTAGTATGCGACAAACTTATGACTTTCGAAGGTTCGTTATTTGATTACCATTATATCCCTTACGAACGGGCCTTGGAAGAAATTTCTACCGAAGTTGATGATTTTGATGAGGattatgaagatgatgattttgatgaggatgatgacAACACGATGAGGATTTTGATGGGGATGATGAGGAGGAttttgatgaggatgatgaggaCGAGGTGGAATAAGACGATGATCAGGACCAAGAAGTTGCGGATGATAATGATGGGGGCGATGATCAGCTAG